The proteins below come from a single Magallana gigas chromosome 10, xbMagGiga1.1, whole genome shotgun sequence genomic window:
- the LOC105317731 gene encoding putative amine oxidase [copper-containing] codes for MPEMKGHQNKPLEEGNKNIPNFHEYKKLHKMNECKNLPKLRECKKGKTIDLSEPSHPPCFHDLTKLEIKKIFNFMYAQETLNIVKPSDAVLASNYIFSMELIPPEKKEDFQSTPTRRALVTVFEGARTPPIVNEYCVELSSPPQFCGPPRFIQFSFRPFTEPELNDILNVVFNEAESTVGNILEESFHATILNCGKTCLGVENVSPFPAVIAGVEGQNYRGLWVPFLQLMEPRNLHPVDFVVLATIDGTSTPQTDCVWYNGQLFESLDDFRDKWDNNQVTPLNVEFPQMRIIDDTIDKNYQRPPIEIEPDGKRYSIKDQTVTSDHWKFSFGISPTHGPQLYDIRYKGDMIVYELGLQEMCVFYSSSEPFGRFANYFDSIVMIGRNMRTLVPGVDCPYHATFIDATWMSETSNKPFTSKKTICVFEHNTGIPLRRHYADEEFPSGYFEGAPNVVLILRMIGTLDNYDYIFDFTFHQNGAFETKVTLSGVIASSFKTANPKYGFQVNQQARGTLHNHFFNFKVDLDIGGTRNSYSTYNIEVDEVPNPFSKAISPSNWVQEKIVKVDYATERDAALKFDFDIPKYYVFYNEDNLDEFGNYRAYRLLPKGFAKQVLPEGVGNEPGCSWTRYQMAVTKRKENEPYSSSKYVTYDGENPTVDFEGFIGNENIINEDLVAWVTLGVHHIPRKEDTPISTTPGLEVSFYLLPFNYFPEDPSVGIGDNVRLQYDGPYSPLRIIANSTSNSIDCKPPKSCSVEDLTKNPEMFIPRPDH; via the exons atgcCTGAAATGAAGGGACACCAAAATAAGCCGCTGGAGGAAGGAAACAAAAACATCCCTAATTTTCACGAATACAAAAAATTGCACAAAATGAACGAATGTAAAAACTTGCCTAAGCTACGAGAATGCAAAAAGGGAAAGACAATTGACCTCAGTGAACCTTCACACCCTCCTTGCTTTCACGATCTAACAAAACtagaaatcaagaaaatatttaatttcatgtatGCACAAGAAACCCTCAATATTGTAAAACCTAGCGACGCTGTTCTTGCTTCAAACTACATATTTTCAATGGAACTTATTCCTCCGGAAAAGAAAGAAGATTTCCAGTCGACCCCGACCAGACGAGCCTTAGTTACAGTTTTTGAGGGAGCAAGGACGCCTCCGATAGTGAACGAGTATTGTGTAGAGTTATCTTCCCCACCTCAGTTTTGTGGACCTCCTCGTTTCATCCAGTTTAGTTTCCGACCTTTTACAGAACCCGAATTAAACGATATATTGAACGTGGTATTTAATGAAGCTGAAAGTACCGTTGGCAATATTTTGGAAGAAAGTTTCCATGCAACGATTTTAAACTGTGGGAAGACCTGTCTGGGCGTGGAAAATGTCAGTCCTTTTCCAGCCGTTATTGCTGGCGTTGAGGGACAAAACTATCGAGGATTATGGGTCCCGTTTTTGCAGTTAATGGAGCCAAGAAATCTACATCCGGTAGACTTCGTAGTTTTAGCTACAATTGATGGAACCTCTACTCCTCAGACTGATTGTGTTTGGTACAACGGTCAACTGTTTGAATCACTTGATGACTTCAGGGATAAGTGGGATAATAACCAGGTCACCCCACTAAATGTAGAATTTCCTCAGATGCGCATAATTGACGATACTAttgacaaaaattatcaacgaCCTCCTATAGAAATCGAACCTGATGGCAAACGTTATTCGATCAAAGATCAGACGGTGACTTCAGATCACTGGAAATTCAGTTTTGGGATATCTCCCACTCACGGTCCACAGTTGTATGATATAAGGTACAAGGGTGATATGATAGTGTATGAATTGGGTCTTCAAGAAATGTGTGTATTTTACTCCTCATCGGAACCTTTTGGAAGGTTTGCCAATTACTTTGACAGTATTGTGATGATTGGTCGTAATATGAGAACCCTGGTCCCTGGTGTTGATTGTCCCTATCACGCCACATTTATAGACGCCACATGGATGTCAGAAACATCAAATAAACCATTCACTAGCAAAAAAACAATATGTGTATTTGAACACAATACTGGTATTCCACTTCGACGACATTATGCTGATGAAGAATTCCCTTCCGGTTATTTCGAAGGTGCGCCAAATGTAGTACTGATTCTCAGGATGATCGGAACTCTGGATAATTATGACTATATATTTGATTTCACATTTCACCAAAACGGAGCCTTTGAAACTAAAGTAACATTATCTGGAGTTATAGCTTCATCCTTCAAAACTGCAAATCCTAAATATGGATTTCAAGTCAATCAACAGGCACGGGGCACCCTTCACAATCACTTCTTTAATTTCAAAGTTGATCTGGATATTGGAGGAACTCGAAATAGTTATTCAACTTACAACATCGAAGTTGATGAAGTACCAAATCCTTTCTCAAAAGCGATTTCTCCATCAAACTGGGTTCAAGAAAAAATAGTGAAAGTAGATTACGCAACAGAGAGAGATGCCGCTCTTAAGTTTGACTTTGACATTCCAAAGTACTACGTATTTTACAATGAGGATAATCTCGACGAATTTGGAAATTATAGAGCTTACAGATTACTTCCCAAAGGCTTCGCAAAACAAGTATTACCCGAGGGCGTTGGAAATGAACCAGGGTGCTCCTGGACAAGGTATCAAATGGCTGTAACAAAGCGCAAGGAAAACGAACCGTACAGCTCATCAAAGTACGTCACCTATGACGGAGAAAACCCGACGGTCGACTTCGAAGGATTCATaggaaatgaaaatatcataaatgag GACTTGGTAGCTTGGGTTACATTAGGAGTGCATCACATCCCTCGCAAGGAGGACACACCTATTTCAACCACCCCCGGATTGGAAGTTAGTTTCTACTTACTTCCGTTTAATTACTTCCCAGAAGACCCCAGCGTTGGAATCGGCGACAATGTACGTCTGCAGTACGACGGCCCATACAGTCCTCTGAGAATTATTGCGAATAGCACATCAAACAGCATTGATTGTAAACCCCCGAAGTCGTGTTCTGTTGAAGATTTAACGAAAAATCCGGAGATGTTTATTCCAAGGCCTGACCATTAA
- the LOC105317726 gene encoding putative amine oxidase [copper-containing] translates to MGESYGIMTGRSVRKTKDPRCWQLLSLFLGIICLILLITVIVLAVQKKEKEQTSTLYECKQVSDQRIIDLREPENPPNFHDLTRNEIARIFNFMFAQETLNITQPSKASLGSNYIYAMELILPNKNDAFQSSTTRKSLVTVFEGANPNPVVTEYCVELKSQIQFCGSTRSITFSFRPITIPEYVFILDTVIAEANKTVGNILKESYHGTPINCGKTCLGVENVSPFAAVIAGVEGQNYRGLWVPFVQLMEPRNLHPVDFAVLATINGTSTPKADTVWYNGQLFESLDDFKDKWEKNQVSPLKIDFPKMPIHEDVIKENYQRPPIEVEPDGKRYSIKDQTVTSDHWKFSFGISPTHGPQLYDIRYKGNLIVYELGLQEICVFYSSSEPFGRFANYFDSVVMIGHYMKTLVPGIDCPYHATFIDATFMSETSNTPVTNKKAICVFEHNTASPLRRHHAPTETPSGYFEGAPNVVLVLRMIATLVNYDYIFEFIFYQNGAMETKVSASGIIASSFKSAGPKYGFQVNDQAIGTLHNHFFNFKVDLDIGGTQNSYSTYNVEVDEVPNAFSKADSSSNWFQEKIVKVDYATEREAAYMFNFSNPKYHIFYNENNLDKYNNPKAYRLLSKGFVKKVLPEGVGNEPGSPWTRYQMAVTKRKEIEPHSSSKFATYDGENRTVNFEAFIGEENIKNEDLVAWVTLGVHHIPRTEDLPIMPTPGNDISFLLLPFNYFPEDPSVGTGDNIRLQYDNPSSPLKIMAQKLNDLTCKPPKTYSVEDLLKEPEMFIDRPTI, encoded by the exons ATGG GGGAATCATATGGAATCATGACTGGAAGGTCTGTTAGAAAAACGAAAGACCCAAGATGTTGGCAACTGCTGTCATTATTTCTAGGAATAATTTGCCTAATTCTTCTAATAACTGTTATTGTGTTGGCTGTGcagaagaaagaaaaagaacaaacaTCCACTTTATATGAATGTAAACAAGTTTCTGACCAGAGAATTATTGATCTCCGGGAACCCGAGAACCCTCCTAATTTTCACGACCTAACAAGAAATGAAATCGCAAGAATCTTCAACTTCATGTTTGCTCAGGAAACATTAAATATCACTCAACCTAGCAAAGCATCCCTTGGATCAAACTACATCTATGCAATGGAACTTATTCTCCCAAACAAGAACGATGCTTTTCAATCATCTACAACCAGAAAATCCTTGGTAACGGTGTTTGAGGGAGCAAACCCAAATCCAGTGGTAACTGAGTACTGTGTTGAGTTAAAGTCACAAATCCAGTTTTGTGGTTCTACCAGGTCAATCACCTTTAGCTTTAGACCAATAACAATTCCAGAGTATGTTTTCATTTTGGATACGGTAATTGCCGAGGCTAACAAGACTGTTGGCAATATTCTAAAAGAAAGTTACCATGGCACGCCTATAAACTGTGGGAAGACGTGTCTGGGCGTGGAAAATGTCAGTCCTTTTGCAGCCGTTATTGCTGGTGTTGAGGGACAAAACTATCGAGGGTTATGGGTCCCGTTTGTGCAGTTAATGGAGCCAAGGAATCTGCATCCAGTTGATTTTGCAGTTTTAGCGACAATAAATGGTACATCCACGCCGAAAGCGGATACTGTTTGGTACAACGGTCAACTGTTTGAATCTCTTGATGACTTCAAGGATAAGTGGGAGAAAAACCAGGTTTCTCCACTTAAGATAGACTTTCCAAAGATGCCTATTCATGAAGAtgttattaaagaaaattaccAACGACCTCCAATAGAAGTTGAACCCGATGGCAAACGTTACTCGATCAAAGATCAGACAGTGACTTCAGATCACTGGAAATTCAGTTTTGGGATATCTCCCACTCACGGTCCACAGTTGTATGATATAAGGTACAAGGGTAATTTGATAGTTTATGAATTGGGTCTCCAAGAAATTTGTGTTTTCTATTCTTCCTCGGAACCTTTTGGAAGGTTTGCCAATTACTTTGACAGTGTTGTGATGATAGGTCACTATATGAAAACTTTGGTTCCTGGTATTGATTGTCCCTATCATGCCACATTTATAGACGCCACATTTATGTCAGAAACCTCAAATACACCAGTCACTAATAAAAAGGCAATATGTGTATTTGAACACAATACAGCAAGCCCATTAAGGCGTCATCATGCTCCAACGGAAACCCCATCCGGTTACTTTGAGGGTGCACCAAATGTAGTTTTGGTGTTAAGGATGATTGCTACACTAGTTAATTATGATTACATATTCGAATTTATTTTCTACCAAAATGGTGCTATGGAGACTAAAGTATCCGCATCTGGAATAATAGCCTCATCCTTCAAATCTGCCGGTCCAAAGTATGGATTTCAAGTCAATGACCAAGCTATCGGAACATTACACAATCATTTCTTCAATTTTAAAGTCGATTTAGATATTGGAGGCACTCAAAATAGCTACTCAACGTATAATGTAGAAGTTGATGAAGTACCAAATGCATTTTCAAAAGCGGATTCTTCATCGAACTGGTTTCAAGAAAAAATAGTAAAAGTCGACTACGCCACCGAAAGAGAGGCAGCTTATATGTTTAATTTTAGTAACCCAAAGTACCAcatattttacaatgaaaacaaTCTTGACAAGTATAATAATCCAAAAGCTTACAGATTGCTTTCAAAAGGCTTTGTGAAAAAAGTATTGCCAGAGGGTGTCGGAAATGAACCTGGATCTCCTTGGACAAGGTACCAAATGGCCGTTACAAAGCGCAAAGAAATCGAACCTCACAGCTCATCAAAGTTTGCAACATATGATGGTGAAAACCGGACAGTCAACTTTGAAGCTTTCATTGGcgaggaaaatataaaaaatgag gACTTGGTGGCTTGGGTTACATTAGGGGTACATCACATTCCCCGCACGGAGGATCTACCTATTATGCCGACACCCGGAAATGACATTAGCTTCCTCTTACTTCCGTTTAACTACTTCCCAGAAGACCCTAGCGTTGGAACCGGTGATAATATACGTCTACAGTATGACAACCCAAGCAGTCCACTTAAAATAATGGCACAAAAATTGAATGACCTTACTTGTAAACCTCCAAAGACATATTCTGTCGAGGATTTGTTGAAAGAACCGGAAATGTTTATTGACAGGCCTACCATTTAA